From the Papaver somniferum cultivar HN1 chromosome 2, ASM357369v1, whole genome shotgun sequence genome, the window AACATGACGTTTGCACAAAATTACATCATTAAAACTATGTTTTCTGATGTCAAGGTTACTCAAGTATTTTACTGCCTTTTAATTTATGTTGAATTGTTGACAGTTCCGTATCCTTGAAGATGGTCAGTGTTTGTATTAGTTAAGGGCATACTGACGGTTGGTTCTCCAACTCATGCCATACTAGTTCACGAACTTCCCATGGAATGTTTTGATTTAAAGACAAGTTTCCTTATTCTTATGAAAGTCTTGTATTGCATATCATTCAAACTCCTTGTAAGAAGGTAGAGAATAACGGCTCCAATAACTAGAGTTGTTATAATAAAGGATGCAATAGAAGCAGTCAATGTTTTTGTTTGTGAAGGAATCAAATCATTAAGTGCCAAGAAGGAAAAATCTTCTGGAGATACAGAATATTCCTCAACTACATGTTTGTTATCTACCTATTATCATGACAATGATTTTATAGATAAGGTGGAGGAGTTCGTCACAAGGAGAAATAATCTGATGCTCAAGATAAACTACTCTTTGTAGGAGGAAACTCACTATGAAAATAAGCTTAATTTTTGTAAGAATACCTTGTGTAGTCTTGAAgcagaacttagtgagttaacataCATCTCGGAAGATATGAGAGAAATGAATGCTCCAATCATCAAAGGATTCTTAaacaatgagaaggaattctttgCACAAACTCTCATGAATGAATTAATGCattactagttaactccttgtaggaattttattcttattatttaaggaggaacactagctTTTGGAGTAGTTTTTATGTGTGATATTAACTATTCCAAATATTGTCATATCGTACGTTTAAAGTTTattcaattaatttttattttggaagatgactccCAAAAACTAATCTtcatggattatatatatatatatattgcatgttttgtgagatttgttctttgctatcaTATTCTGATGATTAAAAAATATATCTCATATTattctcataggttaagctcttaacCCTCTAAAAataggagtaaactattttgagaattacAGTATTGATATCTCCACGATTACACTTTGTGAATATACTGCTACTGGATTCCGTAAGATGTTCTCTAGGAATATGCTTTCCTCCTTGATTGCATAACCTCAAGGGAATAAGTGGTGAACTTAAATAATCACGTCCGTCCATGACTAGGGAAGATATAAtacttatgttgagtcatatcgtattaattatcccccttgttcgtaactggcctagTGAATAGTTTAtgtcgatgattatttttctcacgaaaattttgtatcttagtgcctctaatATTAAGATCGTTATGTTCAaattctttgttcgtaactggcgagaagagaTAAATATATTGGGATACAAATATACTTTTTTCGTAAATGGCGagtaaatttgttaatgtccaagaaaatccttctcttgtagTTAGAGTAAAGGTCGTTTATGTTGTTTTTTCGGAaaagacatcaaatgggggagagttcttttgaacttgtgcttaaacgtCATATGTTTGTGGGGAGAGCGTATGTGGAATAGCATCCTCACAATTGTGCCCAATCTTATGAAAGgcgaggaagcacatgaaacaaAGTACATGATCTCTCGATCATTATGTGACTGTTTAACATCTTCAAAGAGATTTTTATCTTATTTACTCATATCTTCTATATCAATAATTGATCCTTTGAAATTATGAGTTTATGGTGTTGATGTCTATAGGTCATATGTGTAGGAAGTTTTTAAAGTATTCAAATGAGCCAAAAATCACGCAATTCGGGAACCGTATGCAAAATTTATGCTCAAAATAGTATTTTGTATGGACCCGTAGCTGGGACCGATCCTAAGGATCTCTAAAAGGAGAGATCCCCAACCTAAGGATCAGTCTCGAGATCGTTCAgtccatacgaaggagtgtaaaattgtattactcataacttcttcgtcttcTCATTTTCTACAAGATTGGGGTAATTAAAATACTTAGTTATATGTTGAATTTTTCTGGTGTGGTGCACTTGATATCGTGAGATAGACCGTAGTGTTTTAAAACCATATATTGTCTCACTTTCTTATGTTTAGTGACTTTTGAGTATAACCAATCTTCGGATATCCTTGTAATAGCTATATCAAAAACATAAGAAAGTTGTGATGGTATAGCTCATATGTAAGTTACCTATAATAGTACTTGTTTATTTTCTATAAACTAAATATTTAGTATACATACGAGTGCTTTCGGTTATGAGATTAACATTAATTTCTTATTAACTTTAATGTTTCAGTCTCATATTGGTTATCTCTTATAATTTTGTGACTTTTCAATTTAGTGGATTTCATATCTAACCTATAAGGTTGCTTTGTCAGATAATCATAAGTAGATAATATTGTGTAATTCATGTGTGAAGTCACAATTATGTCATGATCGATTTATGTTTCATAAGTTGTGCATTTAATATAACATGAGtttcatttttaggtttttactttGTGCCAGGTAGTAGCTAAGACATTGTCCACCTTTACCCGGTAAAGGTTGTCtctttgttattcttttgttttgtagGGAATAACAAAACAATGTGGGGGGTGGGGGGTGTATATTAAACCGGTAAACGATATATCTTTATGGGTTGTGTATAGACGACAAATATAGCATCTACCTGAGAACTGATAGATGAAAAGTAATACATCTGAGGCGTGAAATAAAACTCAGGGTCAGATGTCCATAACTCAATCATATGTCTAAAGATCAAGCCACGGGTTGCCAAATCAAACAAAGAACGAAGATAGACACAGAATACCCGAGTCAAGATGCGAAGCTTGGAAGAATTTTGATGTTGTCAGCCGAGTGGAGACCTGGAAATCTAGATGTTATTAACCAAGAGTTGTCTCAGGTCCGAACAAGTACAAGGAGGGAGAAAGTTATTGGCTCCCGACCACCACGTGCTTAGTCATTTAATTTACATGTAATCCCCATGTTCATACAATGTATAAACGTACCGACAAAATCATTTCATTAATAGAAATCAAACTTCAAATATTTCTCTCTTCTCTCTGATTAGTTTCTAACCACCTTAATGTAGAACCGACTTAGAAGATAATCAGAAAACCTAACTTGAGATCACGGATATTGATCCAGAGATAAAAAATTATAGTGATTATAGTgatttagttttcaaatcaaggactACGATCGTAAATATGTGAAGGTGTGCTTCTCGATAGAGTTAATGCATCTTCAGTTTGTGGTTGTGGAGACTGAGAGAAGAATTACTTTTGATAATCTATTTCCTGATAATTAAATAGATCGATTCTGATCTTAGTCTTACTTATCGAAGTAAGGTaacgattattttttattaatcgttttcccgAAAAGAAACTAGTTACCCAAGGGAATTTTTTGATGGGGCCATTTTTTAATGGGATCATAAGGGACTAATGATATGTTGACATATGTCTTTCCAATTAATTAACTCTAACAAATTCTGTTTTTAGAAATATAAAAGAaatgtatttttggaaaaaaaaaactggttatcTTAATTGGTTATAttttatgttttatatttttgaaaacaaatttttttaaaaaaattaataggAAAGACACGTGTTCGACCTACCATTTGACCCCATGCCCCCTCAAAAAATACCACCGCCAAAAATTCAATCCCAAAATCATAAGAGTGAGAGAACCAATCACTTAATTTCCATAATCTAAAAAGATCCTTATgtaaatcagaaataaccagcaTAGGAAAGACACGTGTTTCCGTCGCGCGTGTTTCTGTCATACGCGCGTTTGGTAATTAATAGGAAAGACACGTGTTTTCGTCGCGCGTGTTTCTGTCGGACGCGCGTTTGGTAATTAATAGGAAAGACACGTGTTTCCGTCGCTCGTCTGACGCGGATACAGCGCCAATACTAATGTGTTGGTGTTTTACCGTGTGAGGATAATGTCCAACGGTACAAAGACGTTAAAACAAGAAAATTCTATAAACCCAAGGAATTTCAATTGAATTACCAAACACATAAAGGATTTGGGATTATAAGTTCCTGGAAACGGTGAATTCTACGAACAAATCCACCATtaccgtttttctttttttagttttgatACGGATAATACGGGATTCGAACATCTAACCTATAACTTGGGAGTTCGATCCGTGGCCAACAGGGGTATTCCATTGGAAGTCACTAACTTTTACTCGGCCAGCACGCTATTGATAAAGCCCAACTGAATTAGACGATAGTAATTAATTTCTAAATTCTATTCTATTGAGCCATGCATGCATGCATGATACCTAGCTACCTTGTCGGTCCACGCTCTGTTTCTGCAAAAGATAATACTGACTGAATCTTCATTTTCTTCCGAAATATATGAGTGCTTCCTATGGAAGTACTGAAACTACCGATAAGATCAAAACAAATTAAGCAACTTATAGCACAGAAAGTTTCTAAATTCCGCAACCTACTGGAGGTAGCATGTTGTCACATGTCTCTGTACCCTAAATTTGACTCGCTTAGAAAGTTAGATCATTCTGATCTCATTACTACATGTACCTAtcgcagagagagagagagagagagagagagatcgttCGTTTTCAGCTGACACCTAAATAATTAACCATCTGATCCAGGTTTCTCTGCTTTTATCAAATCATCAGACAGAAGTTATAATCTGGTCTGAGAAAGACTTACCAAAAAGACTAAATATTCACACGATCAACAGAATATATTCTATACGAAAATAAGATTATCAtgaataataattttattaataaccaCAACAGCCATATCATGTCTCATGCATTATAGATGATGATATCTATATCGGTCTCTTATATATTAATCATTACTATTAAACCATTAATACGTACATTTCTCAAATGCAAATTCCGATTATATTGTCACAGTCGTCTCCAGAAGCTGATGCTGATGAACTCAATAAGAACTCCTTCAACTTGTTAATTTCATTATTTTCTTTCCGCGATAAAAGCAATGCTATATCCGAGTTATATTGATCATCTCCCAGAGCAACACCAAGATTAGGGCGCGTTCCGCTATCATGTGATCTGTTTTTGTTGTCTCCATGACTCAATTGAGAAGCAACAAACTTATCAAGGGCTCTCCAATCTGTCACTTTCTGCTCAGTACTGCCATGCTtcatcttgttgttgttcttgtcgTCGCTGTTGTACCCTCTTATCCTTGTTGTATCCTCTTCATGATCTTCATCGATAACAATAATAGCTACCGGCTCTGTAGGGCATCGTGATGACAGTAAGCTTGTTAAAGGATGCTTCTTTACGACTGGCATAGAAGGACTCTCTAGTTGGGGAATTAGCTCCAGAAAATTACTATCTAAATTCAAATTAACTTCATGAATCTCTTGCTTGCAAATGTAATTCTGTTGCTTCGTGATACAACCAACCGAATCAAGGATAGAGCTGAATCCACTTGACTCATGATCATAGGGGCGACTGGATGACTCCCAACGTCGATCCGTATGGTTTCTAGTTTGGCAGTTGGTTGTTGTTCTTTTCTTGAATGCTCGACAAACGACCCATCCTTCTTCCTGCAATAAATTACAATGATTAGTAGGATGAGATTTTGGTTCGTTTCCATGCACTGAGAAACTAAAGTGAAAGAAGAAGATCTAAAACCGTATATTAATTAGCTTTACCCATTTGGGAACCACATATGTTTCTTAGACTGAGAGTATACTCGTTGACAAGTAAAATACCTAAAACGATCAAAGCCGAGTGGTGAAGTAAAATTAAAAGAACAAAGTGAATTATGGTATATTTCCTGAAAGAACAATTAGATTAGTTttggaaacaaaagaaaaaagtacTTGTGTTTCACAAAGGTTGAGTACTCAGCTAAGAAATGTCTTCATCAGCAACTTGACAAAAGCTTTTGAAGAAGTATCATCAAACCGACAAGATATAAAGGCTGTTTGTGGCTCTTTACATGTTTCGGAAACTATGAAAAAAGTTCGAAAAGATTATGTGCCTGTTTATGATCACTCTAGTACGTACGTAAACATGATATCTTCTTAtcggagagagagagaaagtgggAGAAGATGATAACAAGAAAATGGTGGAAACTTAGTATGAATTAATTCATATTAAATAATGAAAGTATTAAGACTATGAATTAGCTTGCCTGTGGTGCTCCATTCTCATCGGATTCTAGACGGTATTCATGTATGATCCAGTCACTCTTCTGTCCATTAGGTGCCCTTCCTTTATAGAAGACGAGGGTCTTCCTCATACCAATTAGCTTGATCTTATCATACACTGCTTTGTCTCGACCAGTTGCCTTCCAAAACCCGGCCATTGTTGCTCTATTCGTTCTTGTTCCCGTTGGATACTTCTTATCTTTGTGACTGAAAAAATACCACTCCTTTTGTTCTTCGTACCCGATCCTGCATCGTTCTGTTCAAATTTTATAGGATTCAACAGTCCGTTAAGCAAAccaaaatttacataaaaaattaTATAACAAGACCAGCGTAAATAGGATTACTTGACCCGTGAACCAACGCAAAATCTATCTTGAATTGATGTGAAGGAGGAAATTAGTAAGTAAATTAAGGTTTAACCTTGCTAATCAAAGCCGGTTTAATATTAGGGTTGATTTCATGGTGCAACTTTGAATCTTAGAGAGAGAATGAAGGTACATGCGTATAGCTAGCTAGACAGATCTTTTGTTTATCTAATAGGGAGCATATAATCTGACTTATAATCGCTTGGTGCGCACACATGATATATGCCGGCCTGGATATTTTCTAGAGATAGCATATAGCCAGCTATCTCTGACTGCAGCCATAGAAGAGAGATCTAGAAAACACCTGCTAATTGAACTTCACTTCATAGTTAATTAGGTGGAGATGTTATTATATGTGAACCAAACACAAGTAGAAAACGAATTCGATAACTTAAAACCAAAAACAGCAATAGAGGTGGTACAAGCTAGTATATATGTACCTTGAAGATCCCATGGTTCGATACGATAAAGATCAATATCACGAATAACATCAAGATCGATCTTCTGTGATGCTACCTTCTTTTTCAGATAGTAACCTACTAGCTCTTCGTCCGTTGGATGAAATCTAAAACCCGGCGGTACTAAGGACTCCATTAATTACGTCCACCAGAATTCAGGTTTGCATCAAATTCACCACCACAAACTCCACTCTTTATGTCATCATCTTTAAATCATACGAAGGAAACAAGAGAGACTTAAAGAAAAAAGTTTAGAAAGAACAAAGTGAATTAtggtaggtttttttttttttttttttgagtgaattagagagagagagagagagagatatgagTATAGCTATGGACACCCTACAAATAAAATGGAGACAAGTGTTATGAAATTCAATGATCAAATGCATATAACCGACACTAACTCACTCTCACTAACTAAGTACTCATTTACAGAAACCCCGTTTTTTATCTACACAGAAAAATAAGCGCGTGTTGTGAACAAACAAAGTTTTTTCTTCATCTAATGATTCTAGCAAGttaaagaaacaagaaaaaagaatTAGAATTATGTataagaaagataaaaagaaCAAAATTATGAACTGGTTGGGGGTTGTTACTCTGACCTAGTCTCCAGTCGCTGTAATAATTTGCTAAGTTCCAAAGACTAGTTTTACAGTGGCAGTAGTAGACACTACCTATGTGCTTGCACCCAGTGCTTATTAACTTGAGTTCTTTCTTTTgttagattatttttttattcAGTGTTGAAATTCTAACCAGGGCTCGTATTTCGGTAGGGGTTGAATGAAGAAAGATACAAGTGGTGGTAGTGGTAAAGAAAGCAGAGAAATAACCCACAATGATGTTGTCTAGTGAGACTGAAGGGTTGAAATCATTCATCTAGAAACACATTAACACATTATATATAGACTAATAAATTCAGAAAGTGGGTTATATAGCCAAAAAGGTATGATTCATGGGTCAAATGGACAGGTAAGCTTTCCGTCTTGGTCAAATGGCCAAAAGAATCTTTTAGTTGAAATGGACACAACTACCCTGCCACGTCCACCAAAACCTTAACACGTTCTCCTTCTCtcttcaacaaaaccatcaacgccttcatcttcatcttctctcaaACCAGATGAGAACCAAATTCCTCCACCGTCTACCATCCCACcggaaccaccatcaacaacataatCTTCTTCCACCTCCGTTATCAACGCCATTaatcccatctccactaccagaaACACCAATACCACCATCGACAGACATCAAGTTTCTCCACCACCAACAtcgacaccaccaccaccatctttacTACCAGAAAACACCAACACCGTCGACAACATTGTGTTTATCCAACACCGTCATcgacgccgccaccaccaccaccgtccatAAAGAAATTTCTGATGCCCTAGTTCAAATTTCTCAAATTCACAATTTGAGAATTGAAATATCCAAAAAAGGATTTTGTGTTAATTGAAATATATGCTCAAATTGGTAAGCTTCAGACCCTAATTGTCTTTTATTACATTGAAAATAGTTTAGTTCATCGTGTTTATATGTTTATCTTGATTGGTATTGGAAATGGGTTCATCATGTACTCAATTGGGGAGAATACGATTTCGTCTAGCTTTAAACTGGGATGAACTTGGTTTCACCCTATCTTAATTGATTGAATTTGGTTAGATGAAAGTGGTTAGATCTAGATTTAAGCTCTGTAAAATCTAGTTTGAAGTTGATTGAATTTGGTttggatgaaaccggtttcatcctgttttgggttgaactgaaattttgttgaaattgttttggtttggatgaaactggtttcatcctgttttggGTTGAACTGAAATTGTTTTCATCCAAgtttaaacaaggatgaaactggtttcacatACGTTTACCCTATGTAAAAACTAGTTTGAGATTAACTGAATTTTGTttggatgaaactgatttcatcttgTTTTGGGTTGAGCTGAAATTGTTTTCATCTAAgtttaaacaaggatgaaactagtttcatcatgTGTATTCATTGAAAGAAGCCTTTTTACATCCTATATTTTTCATCTAAgtttaaacaaggatgaaactagtttcatcatgTGTATTCATTGAAAGAAACCTTTTTACATCCTATATTATTACAcgttgaaatcagtttcatcatgtATTATATAAACTTAAAGTTGTGGTTTTGTTATAAGTTCTAACAGTGCTCATTTCAGGTGCACAAAGACCACCAAACAAACCATTTTCGCTTATATTATAGATTGTTGCAGGAAGCAATAGCAAGCGGAGTGCTGAATTAAGAGCCAAGAATAGGCATGAAGTGAACGTGGATGGTGAATAAAGTAGAAGCAGTATGCATGATGTGAACGTGGCTAGCAAAAGTtggagaaaaaggaaaataaatgaaGTTTATAACGTATGCAATTGCTGGAAGTTGAATGATAACTAAAATCGTTGATGTCATTAGGTTGTTTAGCAAATAGGTCTCTACAAAAGCCTACTGATGTAGTTTAAACTTAACTTTGTTGCTTGTAAAACTTTCTTTGCATTGATTTATAAATCAAGATTCATCTACGGATGCATGAATCTTAATTGCAAGTCAATTAAACTAGCATATACTTCCAGTTGTAAATAATTTAAAATGATCTTTTCTCAGAATATGCAGGTATTTTTTTTCCAGAATATGCATGATGAAAATGGTTGCATCttggcaaaaaaaaataatttgagaGTATGTGCAGGatgggtatttttttttcttcagaatatgCAGGATG encodes:
- the LOC113349777 gene encoding NAC domain-containing protein 37-like, whose product is MESLVPPGFRFHPTDEELVGYYLKKKVASQKIDLDVIRDIDLYRIEPWDLQERCRIGYEEQKEWYFFSHKDKKYPTGTRTNRATMAGFWKATGRDKAVYDKIKLIGMRKTLVFYKGRAPNGQKSDWIIHEYRLESDENGAPQEEGWVVCRAFKKRTTTNCQTRNHTDRRWESSSRPYDHESSGFSSILDSVGCITKQQNYICKQEIHEVNLNLDSNFLELIPQLESPSMPVVKKHPLTSLLSSRCPTEPVAIIVIDEDHEEDTTRIRGYNSDDKNNNKMKHGSTEQKVTDWRALDKFVASQLSHGDNKNRSHDSGTRPNLGVALGDDQYNSDIALLLSRKENNEINKLKEFLLSSSASASGDDCDNIIGICI